One genomic segment of Nocardia spumae includes these proteins:
- a CDS encoding polyribonucleotide nucleotidyltransferase, giving the protein MTESQTSSAIEVEPGVFESVALIDNGSYGTRTVRFETGRLAKQAAGSVVAYLDDETMLLSATTAGKHPKDQFDFFPLTVDVEERMYAAGRIPGSFFRREGRPSTDAILTCRLIDRPLRPSFVDGLRNEIQVVVTVMSLDPKDLYDVVAINAASASTQISGLPFSGPVGGVRVALIDGQWVAFPTVEQLETAVFDMVVAGRVVESGDVAIMMVEAEATDKVIALVEAGAQAPTETVVAEGLEAAKPFIARLCKAQADLATLAAKPTEEFPLFPPYEADVYTAVEGTAKVPLGQALSIAGKQERDERTDEIKLEVLSALAEDFEGREKEIGAAFRAVTKKLVRQRILSDGFRIDGRGLADIRALSAEVAVVPRAHGSALFERGETQILGVTTLDMVKMAQQVDSLGPETSKRYMHHYNFPPFSTGETGRVGSPKRREIGHGALAERALVPVLPSQEEFPYAIRQVSEALGSNGSTSMGSVCASTLSLLNAGVPLKSPVAGIAMGLVSDEVTNDKGESETRYVALTDILGAEDAFGDMDFKVAGTPDFVTALQLDTKLDGIPSKVLAGALNQARDARLTILDVMAEAIATPDEMSPYAPRVTAIKIPVDKIGEVIGPKGKMINQITEDTGANISIEDDGTVFVGATDGPSAQAAIDAINAIANPQLPKVGERFLGTVVKTTAFGAFVSLLPGRDGLVHISKLGNGKRVGKVEDVVNVGDKIRVEIADIDNRGKISLVPVAEDEAAADTSADSAASADEAPAVAEAAAE; this is encoded by the coding sequence ATGACCGAATCCCAGACCAGCTCCGCCATCGAGGTCGAACCCGGTGTGTTCGAATCGGTGGCGCTGATCGACAACGGCAGCTACGGCACCCGCACGGTGCGATTCGAGACCGGGCGCCTGGCCAAGCAGGCCGCCGGCTCCGTCGTCGCCTACCTGGACGACGAGACCATGCTGCTGTCGGCCACCACGGCCGGTAAGCACCCCAAGGACCAGTTCGACTTCTTCCCGCTGACGGTCGATGTCGAGGAGCGGATGTACGCCGCGGGCCGCATCCCCGGTTCCTTCTTCCGTCGCGAGGGCCGTCCCTCCACCGACGCGATCCTGACCTGCCGCCTGATCGACCGTCCGCTGCGCCCGTCGTTCGTCGACGGCCTGCGCAACGAGATCCAGGTCGTGGTCACGGTGATGAGCCTGGATCCCAAGGATCTCTACGACGTGGTCGCCATCAACGCGGCCTCGGCGTCGACCCAGATCTCCGGCCTGCCGTTCTCCGGTCCGGTCGGCGGTGTGCGCGTCGCTCTCATCGACGGTCAGTGGGTTGCCTTCCCGACCGTCGAGCAGCTCGAGACCGCCGTCTTCGACATGGTCGTCGCCGGCCGCGTCGTCGAATCCGGTGACGTCGCGATCATGATGGTCGAGGCCGAGGCCACCGACAAGGTGATCGCGCTGGTCGAGGCCGGTGCGCAGGCGCCGACCGAGACCGTCGTGGCCGAGGGCCTCGAGGCCGCCAAGCCGTTCATCGCCCGGCTGTGCAAGGCGCAGGCCGATCTGGCCACGCTGGCCGCCAAACCCACCGAGGAGTTCCCGCTCTTCCCGCCGTACGAGGCCGACGTCTACACCGCCGTCGAGGGCACCGCGAAGGTTCCGCTGGGCCAGGCGCTGTCGATCGCCGGTAAGCAGGAGCGCGACGAGCGCACCGACGAGATCAAGCTCGAGGTGCTGTCCGCGCTGGCCGAGGATTTCGAGGGCCGCGAGAAGGAGATCGGCGCGGCGTTCCGCGCGGTCACCAAGAAGCTCGTGCGTCAGCGCATCCTGTCCGACGGCTTCCGTATCGACGGCCGTGGCCTGGCCGATATCCGGGCCCTGTCCGCCGAGGTCGCGGTCGTGCCGCGGGCACACGGTTCGGCGCTGTTCGAGCGTGGCGAGACCCAGATCCTGGGCGTCACCACCCTCGACATGGTGAAGATGGCCCAGCAGGTCGACTCGCTCGGCCCGGAGACCAGCAAGCGCTACATGCACCACTACAACTTCCCGCCGTTCTCCACCGGTGAGACCGGCCGCGTCGGCTCGCCCAAGCGGCGCGAGATCGGCCACGGCGCCCTCGCCGAGCGCGCGCTGGTGCCGGTGCTGCCGAGCCAGGAGGAGTTCCCCTACGCCATCCGTCAGGTGTCGGAGGCGCTGGGATCCAACGGATCCACCTCGATGGGTTCGGTGTGTGCCTCGACCCTGTCGCTGCTGAACGCGGGTGTGCCGCTGAAGTCCCCGGTCGCCGGTATCGCGATGGGCCTGGTGTCCGACGAGGTCACCAACGACAAGGGTGAGTCCGAGACCCGTTACGTCGCGCTGACCGACATCCTCGGCGCCGAGGATGCCTTCGGCGACATGGACTTCAAGGTCGCCGGTACCCCGGACTTCGTGACGGCCCTGCAGCTGGACACCAAGCTCGACGGCATCCCCTCGAAGGTGCTCGCGGGGGCGCTCAACCAGGCTCGCGACGCGCGCCTGACCATCCTGGACGTGATGGCCGAGGCCATCGCCACCCCGGACGAGATGAGCCCCTACGCCCCGCGCGTCACCGCGATCAAGATCCCGGTCGACAAGATCGGCGAGGTCATCGGGCCCAAGGGCAAGATGATCAACCAGATCACCGAGGACACCGGCGCCAACATCTCCATCGAGGACGACGGCACCGTGTTCGTCGGCGCGACCGACGGCCCGTCGGCGCAGGCCGCGATCGACGCGATCAACGCCATCGCCAACCCGCAGCTGCCGAAGGTCGGCGAGCGCTTCCTGGGCACGGTCGTCAAGACCACCGCCTTCGGCGCGTTCGTCTCGCTGCTGCCGGGCCGCGACGGTCTGGTGCACATCTCGAAGCTGGGCAACGGCAAGCGGGTCGGCAAGGTCGAGGACGTGGTCAACGTCGGCGACAAGATCCGCGTCGAGATCGCCGATATCGACAACCGCGGCAAGATCTCGCTGGTTCCGGTCGCCGAGGACGAGGCAGCGGCGGACACCTCCGCTGACTCGGCCGCCTCCGCCGACGAGGCTCCGGCTGTCGCCGAGGCCGCTGCCGAGTAA
- the dapB gene encoding 4-hydroxy-tetrahydrodipicolinate reductase — protein MAANRIRVGVLGARGKVGQAICAAVEAAGDLELAAAVDKDDALDAFTAAGTQVVVDFTHPDVVMPNLKWLVEHGIHAVVGTTGFDEARLDQVRDWLAAAPEVGVLIAPNFAIGAVLSMRFAEQAARWFDSVEVIELHHPNKADAPSGTAYRTAGIIAEARKQAGVGPSPDATTTELDGARGASVDGVRVHSVRLAGLVAHQEVLFGTQGETLTIRHDSIDRSSFAPGVLLGVRQIGARPGLTVGLDPLLDL, from the coding sequence GTGGCAGCGAACCGGATCCGGGTGGGCGTACTCGGCGCGCGGGGCAAGGTCGGGCAGGCGATCTGCGCGGCGGTCGAGGCGGCCGGCGATCTGGAACTGGCCGCCGCCGTCGACAAGGACGACGCCTTGGACGCGTTCACCGCGGCCGGCACCCAGGTGGTCGTCGACTTCACCCATCCCGATGTGGTGATGCCGAATCTGAAATGGTTGGTGGAACACGGTATTCACGCCGTCGTCGGCACCACCGGATTCGACGAAGCCCGCCTGGACCAGGTGCGCGACTGGCTGGCGGCCGCCCCCGAGGTCGGCGTGCTGATCGCCCCCAACTTCGCCATCGGCGCGGTGCTGTCCATGCGCTTCGCCGAGCAGGCGGCGCGCTGGTTCGACTCGGTCGAGGTCATCGAACTGCACCACCCGAACAAGGCGGACGCGCCCTCGGGCACCGCCTACCGCACCGCGGGCATCATCGCCGAGGCGCGTAAGCAGGCCGGGGTCGGTCCGAGCCCCGATGCCACCACTACCGAACTCGACGGCGCCCGTGGCGCGAGCGTCGACGGCGTGCGGGTGCACTCGGTCCGGCTCGCGGGTCTGGTCGCCCACCAGGAGGTGCTGTTCGGCACCCAGGGCGAGACGCTGACCATCCGCCACGATTCCATCGACCGCAGCTCCTTCGCCCCGGGTGTGCTGCTGGGTGTGCGGCAGATCGGCGCGCGTCCCGGCCTCACGGTGGGCCTCGACCCGCTGCTCGACCTGTGA
- a CDS encoding alpha/beta fold hydrolase, which produces MPYFQTADNTTLAYEVYGTGAPIVFLAGWSLNTDMWEHQVPYLVERGYRCILLDRRGHGRSDRPADGYDNDTRADDVAAFLEHLDIRDAVLIGHSGGGAEAVHYLARHGQDRIRKLVLVAAAVPKLRWSEDHPAGVPAAAIDASIAALCADRAKWMADRAQGYFATHLGNDVSPALIDQEVRRCLSCAPWAATTMQREIADSDLRPDLARITVPVLLLHGLADQSIPIEPTSRVAVDLLADAVLKEFPTAGHGLYVTHAAELNREIDEFASR; this is translated from the coding sequence ATGCCGTACTTCCAGACCGCCGACAACACCACACTCGCCTACGAGGTGTACGGCACGGGCGCCCCGATCGTGTTCCTCGCCGGATGGTCGCTCAACACCGATATGTGGGAACACCAGGTGCCGTACCTCGTCGAGCGAGGCTACCGCTGCATTCTGCTCGATCGGCGCGGTCACGGCCGCTCCGACCGCCCGGCCGACGGCTACGACAACGACACCCGCGCCGACGACGTGGCCGCGTTCCTCGAACACCTGGATATCCGCGACGCCGTGCTCATCGGGCATTCCGGTGGCGGCGCGGAGGCGGTGCACTACCTGGCCCGGCACGGTCAGGACCGCATTCGCAAGCTCGTGCTGGTGGCCGCGGCGGTCCCCAAACTGCGCTGGAGCGAGGACCACCCCGCGGGAGTTCCCGCGGCCGCGATCGACGCGTCGATCGCCGCGCTGTGCGCCGACCGGGCCAAGTGGATGGCGGACCGCGCGCAGGGCTACTTCGCGACCCACCTGGGCAACGACGTCTCCCCCGCGCTGATCGACCAAGAGGTCCGCCGCTGCCTGTCGTGTGCCCCGTGGGCCGCGACGACGATGCAGCGCGAGATCGCCGATTCCGATCTGCGGCCGGATCTGGCGCGGATCACCGTTCCGGTCCTGCTGCTGCACGGTCTGGCCGATCAATCGATCCCGATCGAGCCGACCAGCCGGGTCGCGGTGGACCTGCTGGCGGACGCCGTCCTGAAGGAGTTCCCGACGGCCGGACACGGGCTCTACGTCACCCACGCCGCCGAACTCAACCGCGAGATCGACGAATTCGCCTCGCGGTGA
- a CDS encoding MFS transporter: protein MAATVTVAPAQRTTQSWAYALILVASGVALGVSGVPAPLYGLYQKEWHFSPLTTTIVFAVYAIAALAAVLVSGKVSDVVGRKPVLLGALATMVLGLIVFLLADNVAMLLVARALHGVAVGATVVAGAAALLDLRPQHGARSGQLTGVAFNVGMAVAILGSALLAQYVPHPLRTPYVVITVFCLLIGAGVVLMTETHTTRVPGPIRIAKPAVPQEIRADFWFSALGVMAAWSVLGVLLSLYPSLAAAKTGVHNLVFGGAVVASTATAGALAQLFATSIPARRAAVAGDTGMAIALLLTLPALATHNWVVVLVAGVVLGATFGLGFGGSLRHLSNVVPQHKRGETMSAYYLLAYSAMALPTVLAGWAATEWGMGTIFPWFVVIVAAACLTAAAIGVRGSRAAA from the coding sequence ATGGCCGCAACCGTGACAGTTGCACCGGCCCAGCGGACCACCCAGTCCTGGGCCTATGCGCTGATTCTGGTCGCCAGTGGAGTAGCGCTCGGCGTATCCGGTGTTCCCGCCCCGCTTTACGGCCTCTATCAGAAGGAATGGCACTTCTCGCCGCTGACCACCACGATCGTGTTCGCCGTGTACGCGATCGCCGCCCTGGCCGCGGTGCTGGTATCGGGGAAGGTCTCCGATGTGGTGGGCCGCAAGCCGGTGCTGCTGGGCGCGCTGGCCACGATGGTGCTCGGCCTGATCGTCTTCCTGCTCGCCGACAATGTGGCGATGCTGCTGGTGGCACGCGCGCTGCACGGTGTCGCGGTGGGCGCGACAGTCGTGGCCGGTGCGGCCGCCCTGCTGGATCTGCGGCCCCAGCACGGCGCGCGGTCGGGTCAGCTGACCGGGGTCGCGTTCAATGTCGGTATGGCCGTGGCCATTCTGGGCTCGGCCCTGCTCGCGCAGTACGTCCCGCATCCGCTGCGCACGCCGTACGTGGTGATCACGGTGTTCTGCCTGCTGATCGGCGCCGGTGTGGTGCTGATGACCGAAACCCACACCACCCGGGTACCCGGTCCGATCCGGATCGCGAAACCGGCCGTGCCGCAGGAGATTCGCGCGGACTTCTGGTTCTCCGCACTGGGCGTGATGGCGGCGTGGTCGGTCCTGGGCGTGCTGCTGTCGCTGTATCCCTCGCTGGCGGCGGCGAAGACCGGGGTGCACAACCTGGTGTTCGGCGGGGCCGTGGTGGCCTCGACGGCGACCGCCGGGGCCCTCGCTCAGCTGTTCGCGACCTCGATTCCGGCGCGGCGCGCGGCCGTCGCCGGCGATACGGGCATGGCGATCGCCTTGCTGCTGACGTTGCCCGCGCTGGCCACCCACAACTGGGTCGTGGTCCTGGTCGCGGGGGTGGTGCTCGGCGCCACCTTCGGTCTGGGTTTCGGTGGCTCGCTGCGGCACCTGTCGAATGTGGTGCCACAGCACAAGCGCGGCGAGACGATGTCGGCCTACTATCTGCTGGCCTATTCCGCGATGGCCCTGCCGACCGTGCTGGCGGGCTGGGCGGCCACGGAATGGGGGATGGGCACCATCTTCCCGTGGTTCGTGGTGATCGTCGCCGCGGCCTGCCTGACCGCCGCCGCGATCGGCGTGCGCGGCAGCCGGGCCGCGGCCTGA
- a CDS encoding pentapeptide repeat-containing protein — translation MVRRGTFLERQAQRMQRSALLVAVVSVVFGALAIATFTWWVLWLLLGAKADTPNQLDLTKIALSVSAGVGGAVALVVAYRRQRDNERGRFAQLFGAAAAQLGNADVAVRMAGVYAMAGVADEFSARSRRQQCIDVLCGYLRLPYDPADGATHLSSRKTTAEAEGAEVERVYRLRQNDREVRRTIVAVIAAHLRPQAEISWSTYHFNFDDAVLENVDFRWAVFAGRHTHLRGAHFTGDRSANFESVQFVGQHVTFHGARFDGDALFRGARFVPAEDEVHTGRVGTSFINAAFHGKADFSDTEFGGLRTRFTGARFSGRSTAFVRARFTADVTGFDAVRFAGKRTHFEAVTVESPRITFAHAEFRSSQTVFDNARIAAPAGHGTDPDFTGVTYRGSVSAEDAVIQGWPGLPEAAGTSQPDAAQGATGTADDGRHADGADAPAPGDMRSLS, via the coding sequence ATGGTTCGGCGGGGGACATTTCTGGAGCGCCAGGCGCAGCGGATGCAGCGTTCGGCGCTGCTGGTGGCGGTGGTCTCGGTGGTGTTCGGCGCACTGGCGATCGCGACATTCACCTGGTGGGTGCTGTGGTTACTACTCGGCGCCAAGGCCGACACCCCGAATCAACTGGATCTGACCAAGATCGCGCTGTCGGTATCGGCGGGTGTGGGTGGTGCGGTGGCGCTGGTGGTCGCCTACCGCCGGCAGCGGGACAACGAGCGCGGCCGATTCGCCCAGTTGTTCGGAGCCGCGGCGGCCCAGCTGGGTAATGCCGATGTCGCCGTGCGGATGGCCGGGGTCTACGCGATGGCCGGTGTGGCGGACGAATTCTCGGCACGAAGTCGTCGTCAACAGTGCATCGACGTCCTCTGCGGCTACCTGCGGCTGCCCTACGACCCGGCCGACGGCGCCACCCATCTGAGCTCGCGCAAGACCACGGCCGAGGCCGAGGGGGCAGAGGTGGAGCGGGTCTACCGGTTGCGTCAGAACGATCGCGAGGTCCGGCGGACGATCGTGGCGGTGATCGCCGCCCATCTACGTCCACAAGCCGAAATATCCTGGTCCACTTACCACTTCAATTTCGATGACGCGGTACTGGAGAATGTCGACTTCCGCTGGGCGGTCTTCGCCGGGCGTCACACCCACCTGCGCGGCGCGCACTTCACCGGCGACCGATCGGCAAATTTCGAGAGCGTCCAATTCGTCGGCCAGCATGTGACCTTCCACGGCGCGCGCTTCGACGGCGATGCGCTGTTCCGCGGTGCGCGATTCGTGCCGGCCGAGGACGAGGTTCACACCGGCCGGGTCGGCACCAGCTTCATCAACGCCGCCTTTCACGGAAAGGCCGACTTCTCCGATACCGAATTCGGCGGGCTGCGCACGCGCTTCACCGGCGCGCGCTTCTCCGGCCGGTCGACCGCGTTCGTCCGGGCTCGTTTCACCGCCGACGTCACCGGTTTCGACGCTGTCCGTTTCGCGGGCAAGCGGACCCATTTCGAGGCGGTAACCGTCGAGAGTCCGCGAATCACGTTCGCGCACGCCGAATTCCGTTCATCGCAGACCGTTTTCGACAATGCGCGGATCGCAGCGCCCGCGGGCCACGGAACCGACCCGGATTTCACCGGCGTCACCTACCGCGGCAGCGTCTCGGCCGAGGACGCGGTCATCCAGGGGTGGCCCGGATTGCCCGAGGCCGCTGGTACCTCACAACCGGATGCTGCGCAGGGCGCGACCGGTACGGCCGATGACGGCCGGCATGCCGATGGCGCGGACGCCCCCGCTCCCGGCGATATGCGCTCCCTCTCCTAG
- the rpsO gene encoding 30S ribosomal protein S15: MALTTEQKAAILKEYGLHEKDTGSPEAQIAMLSKRIADLTEHLKVHKHDHHTRHGLLGLIGRRRRLSKYLQAKDIERYRTLIERLGLRR; the protein is encoded by the coding sequence GTGGCTCTGACCACCGAGCAGAAGGCGGCCATCCTCAAGGAGTACGGCCTGCACGAGAAGGACACCGGTTCGCCGGAGGCCCAGATCGCCATGCTGTCCAAGCGGATCGCCGACCTGACCGAGCACCTGAAGGTGCACAAGCACGATCACCACACCCGCCACGGCCTGCTGGGCCTGATCGGCCGTCGCCGTCGCCTGTCGAAGTACCTGCAGGCCAAGGACATCGAGCGCTACCGCACTCTGATCGAGCGGCTCGGCCTGCGGCGCTGA
- a CDS encoding alcohol dehydrogenase catalytic domain-containing protein, translating to MKIRGAVLERIGDPVPYADSTPIVVEELELGEPGPGELLVRIEAAGLCHSDLSVVDGNRVRPLPMLLGHEAAGRIEQLGPGDSDLRLGQRVVMTFLPRCGQCEGCATDGRTPCVPGSVANNGGELLGGGRRLARGDGPVHHHLGVSGFATHAVVDRRSVVPVDDDVPPEVAAVLGCAVLTGGGALLNSARPGVGDRIMVVGLGGVGMAAVLVAASLRENLGGEVIAVDTLPEKLTLARELGATQVYTPAELTDQGIVAEIVVEAAGNVRAFETAVAATAPGGTTVTVGLPNPEARASISPLGLVAQGRSIVGSYLGSAVPARDIPEYVAMWRAGRLPVERLVSARIRLDDINHAMDELAAGHGLRQVIIFD from the coding sequence ATGAAGATTCGTGGTGCTGTGCTGGAGCGGATCGGGGACCCGGTTCCCTACGCGGACTCGACGCCGATCGTGGTCGAGGAGCTGGAATTGGGGGAACCCGGCCCGGGTGAGCTGCTCGTCCGGATCGAGGCGGCGGGGCTGTGCCATTCGGATCTGTCGGTGGTGGACGGCAACCGGGTACGGCCGCTGCCGATGCTGCTGGGCCACGAGGCGGCCGGGCGCATCGAACAACTCGGTCCGGGCGACAGCGATCTGCGCCTCGGCCAGCGCGTGGTGATGACCTTCCTGCCCCGCTGCGGACAGTGCGAGGGCTGTGCCACCGACGGTCGCACCCCCTGCGTACCCGGCAGCGTCGCCAACAACGGCGGTGAACTGCTCGGCGGCGGGCGCCGGCTGGCCCGTGGCGACGGTCCGGTACATCACCATCTCGGGGTTTCCGGTTTCGCCACGCACGCGGTGGTGGATCGGCGCTCGGTCGTCCCGGTCGACGACGACGTACCGCCCGAAGTGGCCGCCGTCCTCGGCTGCGCGGTCCTGACCGGGGGCGGCGCGCTGCTGAACTCGGCGCGGCCCGGTGTGGGTGATCGCATCATGGTGGTCGGACTGGGCGGAGTCGGCATGGCGGCGGTGCTGGTCGCCGCCTCGCTGCGGGAAAACCTCGGCGGCGAGGTGATCGCGGTCGACACCCTGCCGGAGAAGTTGACACTGGCCCGCGAGCTCGGCGCCACCCAGGTCTACACCCCGGCCGAGCTGACCGATCAGGGGATCGTCGCCGAGATCGTGGTCGAAGCGGCGGGAAACGTGCGCGCGTTCGAGACGGCGGTGGCCGCGACCGCGCCCGGCGGTACGACGGTCACCGTCGGCCTGCCCAACCCCGAAGCGCGAGCGAGTATTTCGCCGCTGGGGCTGGTGGCCCAAGGGCGCTCGATCGTCGGCAGCTACCTCGGCTCCGCGGTGCCGGCCCGCGATATCCCCGAATACGTGGCGATGTGGCGTGCGGGCCGGCTGCCGGTCGAGCGCCTGGTGTCGGCGCGGATCCGGCTCGACGACATCAACCACGCGATGGACGAACTCGCCGCCGGGCACGGACTGCGGCAGGTGATCATCTTCGACTGA
- a CDS encoding M16 family metallopeptidase codes for MVLAEDGSPSDSGVRRTVLPGGLRVVTEHVPGVRSASIGVWVGVGSRDEGPTVAGAAHFLEHLLFKATPTRSALQIAEAVDAVGGELNAFTAKEQTCYYAHVLDDDLPLAIDVVSDVVLNGLCRPADVDVERQVVLEEISMRDDDPEDLVGDCFLTALFGDHPIGRPVIGTVDSIEEMTAAQLRGFHLRRYRPDRMVVAVAGNIEHDHTVELVHRAFGGRLDPLCSPAPRREGRFRTRAAPQLHRIYRDSEQAHLVFGVRAFGRHEGHKRWPLSVLNTVLGGGLSSRLFQRIREERGLAYSVYSSVDTFADTGAFSVYLGCQPENLGEVASLARGVLEDVAANGITDAECARAKGSLRGGLVLGLEDSGSRMNRIGRSELSYGNHRSVSETLARIDAVTTEEVSAIAASLLARPYAASVAGPYRRTRELPGAVRRLAD; via the coding sequence CTGGTACTCGCCGAGGACGGTTCTCCCTCCGACAGCGGGGTGCGGCGCACGGTGCTGCCCGGCGGCCTGCGGGTGGTGACCGAGCACGTGCCCGGAGTGCGTTCGGCCTCGATCGGGGTCTGGGTGGGCGTCGGTTCCCGTGACGAGGGCCCGACCGTCGCCGGTGCCGCGCACTTCCTGGAACATCTGCTGTTCAAGGCGACACCGACGCGCTCGGCGCTGCAGATCGCGGAGGCCGTGGACGCGGTCGGCGGCGAACTGAACGCGTTCACCGCCAAGGAACAGACCTGCTATTACGCTCATGTCCTCGACGACGATCTGCCGCTGGCGATCGACGTGGTCTCCGATGTGGTGCTCAACGGCCTGTGCCGGCCCGCCGACGTCGATGTCGAACGTCAGGTCGTGCTCGAGGAGATCTCGATGCGCGACGACGATCCCGAGGATCTGGTCGGCGACTGCTTTCTCACCGCACTGTTCGGCGATCATCCGATCGGGCGGCCGGTGATCGGCACCGTCGACTCGATCGAGGAGATGACGGCCGCTCAGTTGCGGGGTTTCCATCTGCGCCGGTACCGGCCGGACCGGATGGTGGTCGCGGTGGCGGGCAATATCGAACACGATCACACGGTGGAGTTGGTGCACCGTGCCTTCGGCGGCCGGCTCGATCCGCTGTGCTCGCCGGCGCCGCGGCGCGAAGGCCGGTTCCGGACCCGGGCCGCCCCGCAACTGCACCGGATCTACCGCGACAGTGAGCAGGCCCACCTGGTCTTCGGGGTGCGGGCGTTCGGCCGGCACGAGGGGCACAAGCGCTGGCCGCTGTCGGTGTTGAACACGGTGCTCGGCGGTGGGCTGAGTTCGCGGTTGTTCCAGCGGATCCGGGAGGAACGGGGTCTGGCGTACTCGGTGTACTCGAGCGTGGACACCTTCGCCGATACCGGGGCGTTCTCGGTCTATCTGGGCTGCCAGCCCGAAAATCTCGGCGAGGTGGCGAGTTTGGCGCGCGGTGTTCTGGAAGATGTTGCCGCCAACGGGATCACCGACGCCGAATGCGCGCGAGCAAAGGGGTCGCTGCGTGGTGGCCTGGTGCTCGGACTCGAGGATTCCGGATCCCGGATGAATCGCATCGGGCGCAGTGAGCTCAGTTACGGCAATCACCGCAGCGTCTCCGAGACGCTGGCCCGGATCGACGCGGTGACCACCGAGGAGGTTTCGGCCATCGCCGCGAGCCTGCTGGCCCGGCCCTATGCGGCCTCGGTGGCCGGGCCGTATCGGCGCACCCGCGAATTGCCCGGCGCGGTGCGGCGATTGGCGGACTGA
- a CDS encoding ArsR/SmtB family transcription factor — translation MTDTHTTVESHPVAAVQDVLGALHDPVRLEMVRRLSNAGAAMRCGQLYDTINKSTATHHLKILREAGITERIVADGQTYARLRTAEVDHALPGLLAAVVGAANRAGEQKPPGD, via the coding sequence ATGACCGACACCCATACGACCGTGGAGTCCCATCCGGTCGCCGCCGTACAGGACGTACTCGGCGCCCTGCACGACCCCGTGCGATTGGAGATGGTGCGCCGTCTCAGCAACGCCGGCGCCGCGATGCGCTGTGGACAGCTCTACGACACCATCAACAAGTCGACCGCCACCCACCACCTGAAGATTCTGCGTGAGGCCGGCATCACCGAGCGCATCGTCGCGGATGGGCAGACCTATGCGCGGCTGCGCACCGCGGAGGTCGACCACGCGCTGCCGGGACTGCTCGCGGCCGTGGTCGGCGCGGCCAACCGGGCCGGCGAGCAGAAACCACCGGGAGACTGA
- a CDS encoding NADP-dependent oxidoreductase, with the protein MLAIGFDEPGGPQVLRPVDVPEPHAGAGDVRIKVVAAAVNPSDTVTRSGMAHDRYRAVAPPYVPGWDAAGIVDEADPATGWRSGDRVVAVTLPVLAGGGAYADKIVVPAGQVARMPEGSDFASAATLPMNGLTAWFALDALGPRSGRTIAVTGAAGAVGGYVIELAKTRGYTVIADAKPSDEQMVRDFGADIVLPRGDDLARHIRAHVPDGVDALIDTALQGQAVLPAVRDGGSFVILRPAALGGGVTPERDISVHLVMVADHLDDPHALGELSRLASEGALTLRVARTVPAEQAARAHEVLEAGGVRGRIVLEFP; encoded by the coding sequence ATGCTGGCGATCGGATTCGACGAACCCGGCGGTCCGCAGGTGCTGCGGCCGGTCGATGTGCCCGAACCGCATGCGGGGGCGGGTGACGTGCGGATCAAGGTCGTGGCCGCGGCGGTGAACCCGTCCGACACCGTGACGCGGTCGGGCATGGCACACGACCGCTACCGAGCGGTGGCGCCGCCCTATGTGCCCGGATGGGATGCCGCGGGAATCGTCGACGAGGCGGATCCCGCGACGGGCTGGCGCAGCGGAGACCGGGTCGTCGCGGTCACACTGCCGGTGCTCGCCGGGGGCGGGGCCTACGCCGACAAGATCGTGGTGCCTGCGGGCCAGGTGGCTCGCATGCCGGAGGGCAGCGACTTCGCCTCCGCCGCAACACTTCCGATGAACGGCCTCACCGCCTGGTTCGCCCTGGACGCGCTCGGGCCGCGATCCGGCCGGACGATCGCGGTGACGGGTGCGGCCGGCGCGGTCGGCGGTTACGTGATCGAGTTGGCGAAAACGCGTGGCTACACCGTCATCGCCGATGCGAAACCGTCCGATGAGCAGATGGTCCGCGACTTCGGCGCCGATATCGTGCTCCCCCGCGGCGACGACCTCGCCCGGCACATCCGCGCACACGTCCCCGACGGTGTCGACGCGCTGATCGACACCGCACTGCAGGGCCAAGCGGTGCTCCCGGCCGTCCGTGACGGCGGGTCGTTCGTCATCCTGCGGCCCGCGGCCCTGGGCGGCGGCGTCACGCCGGAGCGTGATATCTCGGTCCACCTCGTGATGGTCGCCGACCACCTCGACGATCCGCACGCGCTCGGTGAGCTGAGCCGCCTGGCGTCCGAGGGCGCGCTCACCCTCCGGGTGGCCCGCACCGTGCCGGCCGAACAGGCGGCACGTGCCCATGAAGTCCTCGAGGCCGGAGGTGTGCGAGGGCGCATCGTGCTCGAGTTCCCCTGA